In the Fibrobacter sp. UWB4 genome, one interval contains:
- a CDS encoding NPCBM/NEW2 domain-containing protein codes for MFMYKYRNNLKLFLFWGIICLLANMVCTAGSAYDGDQGYWAGWVQQLMDRGFGGFSGNYPPLYVLWLWVVAKVHSLFGVAVGKTFFLKFICLWPVFFAHLFLVDWLCRLVGRFNYPQWKKHLLIAFVALNPALLLDGPVWGQVDLFPVLIAALAIYCVYRPRYIFLASMLYVLALLSKFQMIAFLPIFGGLFIRNWKTSWKGLPLAVAGAALVLLPFVVGGNLQPMLSRAYIQTMSQYAYATYNAANMWFLLVGNVAPDNVPIWGVSADGLGFLLKPIVLGKILFVIISVFTLVKSILCKNLRTAFALAALNGLAFFVLLPGMHERYLTYAVPMALCWFVLDLRRGGIPCLLISLVSALNVNMINSFRGSDVWMIISVMACAALVISLLVIAAPKWANAVVNAASRVSLPSWLPYVMLSVVVLIEGGILAYRSRPVLPPKGDNIVLLTSLNWIKTEQSYKSPQINKSVDFHDLVAGNRIYKFGIGAHAASKILMELPENADTLFVGAGIDAECRDDGSAIFIINVDEKEVWRSGLMRGRGDVALVQIPLQGASKLELETDPDGSNSCDHTDWLNGYIKLR; via the coding sequence CGAAACAACTTGAAGCTATTCCTCTTTTGGGGAATCATTTGTTTGCTTGCGAATATGGTCTGTACTGCCGGTTCGGCCTATGATGGGGATCAGGGCTACTGGGCTGGCTGGGTGCAGCAGCTGATGGACCGTGGCTTTGGCGGTTTTTCTGGAAACTATCCGCCGCTTTATGTCCTGTGGCTTTGGGTTGTTGCAAAAGTCCATTCCTTGTTTGGAGTTGCTGTCGGTAAGACATTTTTCTTGAAGTTCATTTGCCTTTGGCCGGTTTTCTTTGCACACCTTTTCCTTGTCGATTGGCTTTGCCGCCTTGTGGGTAGGTTTAACTATCCGCAATGGAAAAAACACCTGCTGATTGCCTTTGTGGCGCTGAATCCGGCATTGCTGCTGGATGGGCCTGTCTGGGGTCAGGTGGATCTGTTCCCGGTGCTAATCGCTGCTCTTGCGATCTATTGCGTGTACCGTCCGCGCTATATCTTCCTTGCTTCGATGCTGTATGTGCTTGCGCTGTTGTCAAAGTTCCAGATGATTGCGTTCTTGCCGATTTTCGGTGGCTTGTTTATTCGCAACTGGAAAACTTCCTGGAAGGGCCTCCCGCTTGCTGTTGCTGGGGCCGCCTTGGTGCTCTTGCCTTTTGTTGTCGGCGGAAACTTGCAGCCGATGCTTTCTAGGGCCTATATCCAGACGATGAGCCAGTATGCATACGCCACTTACAATGCTGCGAATATGTGGTTTCTCCTCGTTGGAAATGTTGCGCCCGATAATGTTCCGATCTGGGGCGTCAGTGCCGATGGCCTTGGCTTCTTGTTGAAACCGATTGTTTTAGGAAAAATCCTTTTTGTCATTATTTCTGTTTTTACTTTGGTCAAGTCAATCCTGTGCAAGAATTTGCGAACAGCGTTTGCCCTTGCCGCTTTGAATGGCCTTGCGTTCTTTGTGCTGCTCCCGGGCATGCATGAACGCTATCTGACCTATGCGGTTCCGATGGCTCTTTGCTGGTTTGTACTTGACTTGCGCCGTGGTGGAATTCCGTGCTTGCTCATTTCGCTTGTCTCTGCGCTGAATGTGAACATGATCAATTCGTTCCGGGGATCGGATGTTTGGATGATCATTTCTGTAATGGCGTGTGCGGCTTTGGTCATTTCGCTTTTGGTAATTGCGGCTCCGAAATGGGCAAATGCAGTTGTGAATGCTGCTAGCCGGGTTTCCTTGCCGTCCTGGCTGCCTTATGTAATGCTGTCGGTTGTTGTTCTGATTGAAGGTGGAATCCTTGCTTATCGCAGCCGCCCGGTTCTTCCGCCCAAAGGCGATAATATTGTCCTCTTGACGAGCTTGAACTGGATTAAGACGGAACAGAGCTATAAGAGTCCGCAAATAAATAAATCCGTGGATTTTCATGACCTTGTTGCTGGAAACAGAATCTACAAGTTCGGTATTGGGGCCCATGCTGCGTCAAAAATTCTTATGGAACTTCCCGAGAATGCGGATACGTTGTTCGTGGGCGCAGGAATCGATGCGGAATGCCGTGATGATGGTAGCGCTATATTTATTATCAACGTGGATGAAAAAGAAGTATGGCGAAGCGGCCTTATGCGTGGACGTGGCGACGTTGCGCTTGTGCAAATTCCCTTGCAAGGCGCCTCCAAGCTTGAACTCGAAACCGACCCGGATGGCTCCAATAGCTGCGACCATACGGACTGGCTGAACGGATATATCAAATTGAGATAA
- a CDS encoding tetratricopeptide repeat protein — MRFFWTAFLIFSVSLWARPINDGNKLFAAGDYAGALEMYMKAREAEPANPLLFYNIGTCQYKLGNFEEAKKELESAVRMPDKNMAAKAAYNLANTHFRVGEKAQEPSARIAAWRESVAYLKKAIDLDNDFENAKKNVEIVQRKLKEELDKQKENKDQNQDQNDQKQPPLSDKAKQVLARALQLCKDGKYAEGKQMLENLIAEDETASQLSGHVQRIDDVIEIKAGRKPKTKIDASNTDNDLEVI; from the coding sequence ATGCGATTTTTTTGGACTGCTTTCCTGATTTTTTCTGTATCGCTTTGGGCGCGGCCCATCAACGATGGCAATAAGCTCTTTGCCGCTGGCGATTATGCCGGTGCGCTCGAAATGTACATGAAGGCCCGCGAAGCGGAACCCGCAAATCCGCTTTTGTTCTACAACATTGGAACATGCCAGTACAAGCTTGGCAATTTTGAAGAAGCCAAGAAGGAACTCGAAAGCGCCGTGCGCATGCCGGACAAGAATATGGCCGCGAAGGCGGCGTACAACTTGGCAAATACGCATTTCCGCGTGGGCGAGAAGGCTCAAGAGCCGAGTGCCCGCATTGCGGCCTGGCGTGAATCGGTCGCTTATCTGAAAAAGGCGATTGACCTCGATAACGATTTCGAAAACGCCAAGAAAAACGTCGAAATTGTCCAGCGCAAGCTGAAAGAAGAACTCGACAAGCAAAAAGAAAACAAGGACCAGAACCAGGATCAGAACGACCAGAAACAACCTCCGCTGAGCGATAAAGCAAAGCAGGTCCTGGCTCGTGCGCTCCAGCTCTGCAAGGATGGCAAGTACGCCGAAGGCAAACAGATGCTCGAGAACCTGATTGCCGAAGATGAAACCGCAAGCCAGTTGAGCGGTCACGTGCAGCGCATTGACGACGTCATCGAAATCAAGGCCGGCCGTAAGCCCAAGACGAAGATTGACGCCAGCAACACCGACAACGACCTGGAGGTGATCTAA
- a CDS encoding diguanylate cyclase — protein MDFDNLLSHYKAKACVVSVEFFPDGTYGNIRVVAGNKAHCDDMAGLNHPFEPGCPYEACFPKNPNFEDHCYRCVHDGKPLHAYVDLYMMDLWLNMFLLPLDSDQENVGYCLYCYEVAPKADSSAMADISADIAADVLKACIKLRGSDDVKKAFQEVAEDICDICGSGHCCILLTDEEKRSCTVFSDALREGADAVPMDHYLEGFYEITETWSEMLDGSTCIIVKDEHDMENLRKRNPVWGASLDEANISSLVLFPLRHGKDLLGYMWVLNFDVSNVLKIKEMLELTTFFLASEIANYLLLNRLEILSTIDSLTGVRNRNEMNNRVDCIVEGKEPVPQAVLFADLNGLKRVNDEQGHAAGDKMLRAAASILQSVFQDGVVYRAGGDEFMILVNEISEDEVQDRVARVHFLSGKTENVRFSIGVCYGKKDIRKAMRLADERMYAFKNGYYEAHPELKYR, from the coding sequence ATGGATTTTGATAATCTTTTGTCGCACTATAAGGCAAAGGCTTGCGTTGTTTCTGTTGAATTTTTCCCAGATGGAACATATGGGAATATTCGTGTGGTTGCAGGCAACAAGGCGCATTGCGACGACATGGCAGGGCTGAATCATCCGTTTGAGCCTGGATGCCCGTATGAGGCGTGCTTCCCGAAGAACCCGAATTTTGAAGATCATTGTTACCGCTGCGTACATGATGGGAAGCCTCTGCATGCTTACGTGGACCTTTACATGATGGACCTCTGGCTCAACATGTTCCTCCTTCCGTTGGATTCCGACCAGGAAAATGTTGGGTATTGCCTTTATTGTTATGAAGTGGCGCCCAAGGCGGATTCTTCGGCAATGGCGGATATCTCTGCGGATATCGCTGCCGATGTGCTCAAGGCTTGTATCAAGTTGCGCGGCTCGGATGATGTTAAGAAGGCGTTCCAGGAGGTCGCAGAAGACATTTGTGATATTTGCGGTTCCGGGCATTGCTGCATTTTGTTGACCGATGAGGAAAAGCGCAGTTGCACTGTGTTTTCTGATGCGCTCCGTGAAGGGGCCGATGCCGTGCCGATGGATCACTATCTTGAAGGCTTCTATGAAATAACGGAAACATGGTCAGAAATGTTGGACGGCAGCACTTGCATCATCGTAAAAGATGAACATGATATGGAAAATTTGCGCAAGCGGAATCCTGTTTGGGGGGCTTCGCTTGATGAAGCGAATATTTCGAGCCTTGTGCTTTTCCCGCTTCGTCATGGCAAGGATCTTCTGGGCTATATGTGGGTGCTGAATTTCGATGTCTCGAATGTGCTAAAAATAAAGGAAATGCTTGAACTCACGACGTTCTTTTTGGCTTCAGAGATTGCGAACTATCTGCTTTTGAACCGTCTTGAAATTCTGAGTACGATCGATTCTTTGACGGGAGTCAGGAACCGTAACGAGATGAATAACCGCGTGGACTGCATTGTGGAGGGCAAGGAGCCTGTGCCGCAGGCGGTGCTTTTTGCGGACTTGAACGGGCTTAAGCGCGTGAATGACGAACAAGGTCATGCCGCTGGTGACAAGATGCTTCGCGCGGCGGCTTCAATTTTGCAGAGCGTATTCCAGGATGGTGTGGTGTACCGCGCGGGCGGTGACGAGTTTATGATTCTCGTGAACGAGATTAGCGAAGATGAAGTGCAGGACCGTGTGGCCCGTGTGCATTTCTTGTCGGGCAAGACGGAAAATGTCCGCTTCTCGATTGGCGTGTGCTATGGCAAGAAGGATATTCGCAAGGCCATGCGCCTTGCTGACGAACGCATGTATGCCTTTAAGAACGGATACTACGAAGCTCACCCGGAATTGAAATATCGGTAG